The following proteins are encoded in a genomic region of Streptomyces gobiensis:
- a CDS encoding M18 family aminopeptidase gives MAAFPSFDRSHTDDLLAFLAASPTPYHAVTSAAERLEKAGFREVSETARWDASTGGKYVLRGGAIIAWYVPEEAAAATPYRIVGAHTDSPNLRVKPSPDTGSHGWRQLAVEIYGGTLLNTWLDRDLGLAGRLSLRDGSARLVNIDRPLLRVPQLAIHLDRQVNEGLKLDRQRHMNPIWGIGDPREGDLIAFLAEEAGTPAGDVIGWDLMTHSVEPPAYLGRDRELIAGPRLDNLLSVHAGTAALAEVAGQDLPYIPVLAAFDHEENGSQSDTGADGPLLGNVLERSVFARGGSYEDRARAYAGTVCLSSDTGHAVHPNYADRHDPTHHPMPNGGPILKVNVNQRYATDGTGRGTFAAACEKAGVPWQSFVSNNAMPCGTTIGPITAARHGISTVDIGVAILSMHSARELAGADDPHLLTSALTAFLRG, from the coding sequence ATGGCTGCGTTCCCCTCCTTCGACCGGTCCCACACCGACGACCTCCTGGCCTTCCTCGCGGCCTCTCCCACGCCGTATCACGCGGTGACGAGCGCCGCCGAGCGGCTGGAGAAGGCCGGTTTCCGGGAGGTCTCGGAGACCGCCCGGTGGGACGCGTCGACCGGCGGCAAGTATGTGCTGCGCGGTGGCGCGATCATCGCGTGGTACGTGCCGGAGGAAGCGGCAGCGGCCACGCCGTACCGGATCGTCGGGGCGCACACCGACTCACCGAATCTACGGGTGAAGCCGTCCCCCGACACCGGCTCGCACGGCTGGCGGCAGCTCGCCGTGGAGATCTACGGCGGCACCCTGCTCAACACCTGGCTGGACCGGGACCTGGGGCTCGCCGGACGGCTCTCTCTGCGGGACGGGTCCGCCCGGCTGGTGAACATCGACCGGCCGCTGCTGCGCGTACCGCAGCTCGCCATCCATCTTGACCGGCAGGTCAATGAGGGGCTGAAGCTGGACCGGCAGCGCCATATGAATCCCATCTGGGGCATCGGCGACCCGCGGGAGGGCGATCTGATCGCCTTTCTCGCCGAGGAGGCCGGGACCCCGGCCGGGGATGTCATCGGCTGGGATCTGATGACGCACAGCGTCGAACCGCCCGCCTATCTGGGCCGCGACCGGGAGCTGATCGCCGGGCCGCGTCTGGACAACCTGCTGTCCGTGCACGCCGGTACGGCCGCGCTGGCGGAGGTCGCCGGTCAGGACCTCCCGTATATCCCGGTGCTGGCCGCGTTCGACCACGAGGAGAACGGCAGCCAGTCCGATACCGGCGCCGACGGCCCGCTGCTCGGCAATGTGCTGGAACGCTCCGTCTTCGCGCGGGGCGGTTCCTACGAGGACCGGGCGCGAGCGTACGCGGGTACGGTCTGCCTCTCCTCCGATACGGGCCACGCCGTGCACCCCAACTACGCCGACCGTCACGACCCCACCCACCACCCGATGCCGAACGGCGGCCCGATCCTCAAGGTCAACGTCAACCAGCGTTACGCCACCGACGGCACCGGGCGCGGGACCTTCGCCGCTGCCTGCGAGAAGGCCGGGGTGCCATGGCAGAGCTTCGTCTCCAACAACGCGATGCCCTGTGGCACCACGATCGGTCCCATCACGGCGGCCCGGCACGGGATTTCGACCGTTGACATCGGGGTGGCCATTCTGTCGATGCACTCGGCGCGGGAGCTGGCCGGTGCGGATGACCCACATCTGCTGACGAGTGCGCTGACGGCGTTTCTGCGGGGGTGA
- a CDS encoding NHL domain-containing thioredoxin family protein, whose protein sequence is MASRARVRAPELIGEGGWLNTGGTDLTLADLRGRIVILDFWTFCCVNCLHVLDELRELEDKHRDTVVIIGVHSPKFAHEAEHQSVIDAVERYEVHHPVLDDPTLATWKQYAVRAWPTLVVIDPEGYVVAQHAGEGHAHAIAALVEELTAEHAAKGTLRRGDGPYVPPEPVATDLRFPGKALLLPGGTFLVSDSTRHALVELAADGETVLRRVGTGVRGLTDGPAEKAQFSEPQGLALLPDKTVVVADTVNHALRTYDPASGEVRTIAGTGQQWWQGSPTSGPAREVALSSPWDVAWFADRLWIAMAGVHQLWTYDPADGTVAVAAGTTNEGLVDGPATEAWFAQPSGLAATGDRLWIADSETSAVRWVDGDLVVHTAVGTGLFDFGHRDGAADRALLQHPLGVTALPDGSVAISDTYNHALRRFDPATGEVTTLATDLREPSDAVLADQDIVVVESARHRLTRLRLPEEAVQVESVAHRTQRAATDVAPGTLQLDVIFQPPPGQKLDTRYGPSTRLLVSATPPELLAEGAGPATELSRELTLAPGIPEGVLHVSAMAASCDDDPSNEYPACHVHQQDWGVPVRVTDSGAKRLPLVLAGMDAG, encoded by the coding sequence ATGGCTTCACGTGCGCGCGTCCGGGCCCCCGAGCTGATCGGCGAGGGCGGCTGGCTCAACACCGGCGGTACCGATCTCACCCTCGCTGACCTGCGAGGACGCATTGTCATCCTGGACTTCTGGACCTTCTGCTGTGTGAACTGTCTGCATGTTCTGGACGAGCTGCGAGAGCTAGAGGACAAGCACCGCGACACCGTGGTGATCATCGGCGTCCATTCGCCGAAGTTCGCGCATGAGGCCGAGCACCAGTCGGTCATCGACGCCGTCGAGCGCTATGAGGTGCACCACCCGGTCCTTGACGACCCCACGCTGGCCACCTGGAAGCAGTACGCCGTACGGGCCTGGCCGACGCTGGTCGTGATCGACCCGGAGGGGTATGTCGTCGCCCAGCACGCCGGTGAGGGGCATGCGCACGCCATCGCGGCGCTGGTGGAGGAGCTGACAGCCGAGCACGCCGCCAAGGGCACCCTGCGGCGCGGGGACGGTCCGTACGTACCCCCGGAGCCGGTCGCGACGGACCTCCGCTTCCCCGGCAAGGCACTGCTGCTGCCCGGCGGCACCTTCCTGGTTTCCGACTCCACCCGGCACGCGCTGGTGGAGCTGGCGGCGGACGGGGAGACGGTGCTGCGGCGGGTGGGCACCGGGGTGCGTGGCCTCACCGATGGCCCTGCGGAGAAGGCCCAGTTCAGCGAACCGCAGGGGCTCGCTCTGCTGCCGGACAAGACCGTGGTGGTCGCGGACACCGTCAACCACGCGCTGCGTACGTACGACCCGGCCAGCGGTGAGGTCCGTACGATCGCCGGGACCGGCCAGCAGTGGTGGCAGGGCTCGCCCACCTCCGGGCCCGCCCGGGAGGTGGCCCTCTCCTCCCCCTGGGATGTGGCCTGGTTCGCGGACCGGCTGTGGATCGCGATGGCCGGTGTCCACCAGCTGTGGACCTACGACCCCGCCGACGGCACGGTCGCCGTCGCGGCTGGTACGACGAACGAGGGCCTGGTCGACGGCCCGGCCACCGAGGCCTGGTTCGCCCAGCCCTCCGGGCTCGCCGCCACCGGGGACCGGCTGTGGATCGCCGACTCGGAGACCTCGGCGGTGCGCTGGGTCGACGGCGACCTCGTCGTCCATACGGCCGTCGGCACCGGCCTCTTCGACTTCGGCCACCGCGATGGTGCCGCCGACCGGGCGCTGCTCCAGCACCCCCTGGGGGTCACCGCCCTGCCCGACGGCTCGGTGGCGATCTCCGATACGTACAACCACGCCCTGCGCCGCTTCGACCCGGCGACCGGTGAGGTCACCACGCTCGCCACGGATCTGCGGGAGCCCTCCGACGCGGTGCTGGCCGACCAGGACATCGTCGTCGTGGAGTCCGCCCGCCACCGCCTCACCCGCCTTCGCCTCCCCGAGGAGGCGGTCCAGGTGGAGTCGGTGGCCCACCGCACCCAACGGGCGGCGACCGATGTGGCACCCGGCACCCTCCAGCTGGACGTGATCTTCCAGCCCCCGCCGGGCCAGAAGCTCGACACCAGGTATGGCCCCTCCACCCGTCTCCTGGTCAGCGCCACCCCACCGGAACTGCTGGCCGAAGGCGCGGGCCCGGCCACAGAACTGTCCCGCGAGCTGACCCTCGCCCCGGGCATACCCGAGGGCGTGCTGCATGTCTCCGCGATGGCCGCGTCCTGCGATGACGATCCGTCAAACGAGTACCCGGCCTGCCATGTCCACCAGCAGGACTGGGGCGTCCCGGTACGGGTGACGGACAGCGGCGCGAAGAGGCTGCCGCTGGTGCTGGCGGGGATGGACGCGGGCTGA
- a CDS encoding GntR family transcriptional regulator gives MTSPAAPAKQPPAAERVYGYVKQALLERHFEGGALLTEGELAEAVGVSRTPVREALLRLEVEGLIKLYPKKGALVLPVSTREIADVVETRLLVEEHAARHAAAAPAAPAAAALIEQLTELLEQQRAQAEAGELADVAVTDRCFHAAIVKSTGNEILSRLYDQLRDRQLRMGVAVMHAHPERIAKNIAEHTEILEAIRAGDREAAADAVHRHVSSVHELLRGVGR, from the coding sequence ATGACCTCTCCCGCCGCCCCCGCCAAGCAGCCGCCCGCCGCCGAGCGTGTCTACGGATATGTCAAGCAGGCCCTGCTGGAGCGGCACTTTGAGGGCGGGGCGCTGCTCACCGAGGGCGAGCTGGCCGAGGCCGTGGGGGTGTCCCGGACGCCCGTACGGGAAGCGCTGCTCCGGCTTGAGGTGGAAGGGCTGATCAAGCTCTACCCCAAGAAGGGCGCGCTCGTCCTTCCGGTGTCCACGCGGGAGATCGCCGATGTCGTGGAGACGCGGCTTCTCGTCGAAGAACACGCCGCGCGGCACGCGGCGGCGGCCCCGGCGGCCCCGGCCGCAGCCGCGCTGATCGAGCAGCTGACGGAGCTGCTGGAGCAGCAGCGGGCCCAGGCCGAAGCCGGGGAGCTGGCGGACGTGGCGGTCACCGACCGGTGTTTCCACGCGGCCATCGTCAAGAGCACCGGGAATGAGATTCTCTCCCGGCTCTACGACCAGCTCCGGGACCGCCAGCTGCGTATGGGGGTGGCCGTGATGCATGCCCACCCCGAGCGGATCGCCAAGAACATCGCCGAGCACACCGAGATCCTGGAGGCCATCCGGGCCGGGGACCGCGAGGCCGCGGCCGATGCCGTGCACCGGCATGTCAGCTCGGTGCATGAGCTGCTGCGCGGCGTTGGGCGATGA
- a CDS encoding MFS transporter, which produces MSGPSGRGNIRLPGDPPGGRRAIAMWGLGVAVYFIAITYRTSLGVAGINAADRFGINASALSTFSILQLLVYAGMQIPVGLLVDRWGTKKVLTLGIVLFTLGQFGFALSSSYAMALACRALLGCGDAMTFISVLRLGARWFPAKRGPLIAQIAGLIGMAGNLVTTLVLARVLHTYGWTPTFAGSAAGGVLILVLVLVFLKDQPEGFGPRQAVHTGRGYVRRQIADAWREPGTRLGMWVHFTTQFPAMVFLLLWGLPFLVEAQGLTLADAGTLLTVVVLSNMAIGLVYGQIIARHHRARAPIALGTVAATAVVWGAVLAWPGQAPVWALVVMCAVLGACGPASMVGFDFARPANPPERQGTASGIVNMGGFTASMTTLLAVGVLLDATGDNFRVAFASVFVLQALGVSQILRLRGRADRRERERIVASRVEAVHVPA; this is translated from the coding sequence ATGAGCGGACCCAGCGGACGGGGGAACATACGGCTGCCCGGGGACCCGCCGGGCGGCCGCCGCGCCATCGCCATGTGGGGGCTCGGGGTCGCGGTCTACTTCATCGCCATCACCTACCGGACCAGCCTCGGCGTGGCGGGGATCAACGCCGCTGACCGCTTCGGGATCAACGCCTCCGCGCTGTCCACCTTCTCCATCCTCCAGCTGCTCGTCTACGCCGGGATGCAGATCCCGGTCGGGCTGCTGGTCGACCGATGGGGGACCAAGAAGGTGCTGACCCTCGGCATCGTGCTGTTCACCCTCGGACAGTTCGGCTTCGCGCTGTCCAGCTCCTACGCCATGGCGCTGGCCTGCCGGGCGCTGCTGGGCTGCGGTGACGCGATGACCTTCATCAGTGTGCTGCGGCTGGGCGCCCGCTGGTTCCCGGCGAAGCGCGGACCGCTGATCGCGCAGATCGCCGGGCTGATCGGGATGGCGGGAAATCTGGTCACCACACTGGTGCTGGCCCGCGTGCTGCACACATATGGCTGGACACCGACCTTCGCCGGCAGCGCGGCGGGCGGCGTTCTCATCCTCGTCCTTGTGCTGGTGTTCCTGAAGGATCAGCCCGAGGGGTTCGGACCCCGGCAGGCGGTTCACACCGGGCGGGGGTACGTCCGACGGCAGATCGCCGACGCCTGGCGGGAGCCGGGCACCCGGCTCGGCATGTGGGTGCACTTCACCACCCAGTTCCCGGCGATGGTCTTTCTGCTGCTGTGGGGACTGCCCTTCCTCGTCGAGGCGCAGGGACTCACACTCGCCGACGCCGGGACGCTGCTGACGGTGGTGGTGCTCTCGAATATGGCGATCGGGCTGGTCTACGGCCAGATCATCGCCCGGCACCATCGCGCGCGGGCCCCCATCGCGCTGGGCACGGTCGCGGCCACCGCGGTCGTCTGGGGCGCTGTGCTGGCCTGGCCGGGGCAGGCGCCGGTGTGGGCGCTGGTGGTGATGTGCGCTGTACTGGGCGCCTGCGGCCCGGCCTCCATGGTCGGCTTTGACTTCGCCCGCCCGGCCAACCCGCCGGAGCGGCAGGGGACGGCCTCCGGGATCGTCAATATGGGCGGCTTCACCGCGTCCATGACGACGCTGCTGGCCGTTGGTGTGCTGCTCGATGCCACCGGGGACAATTTCCGGGTGGCCTTCGCCAGCGTCTTTGTGCTGCAGGCCCTTGGGGTCAGCCAGATTCTGCGGCTGCGCGGGCGCGCGGACCGCCGGGAACGGGAACGTATCGTCGCCAGCCGTGTGGAGGCGGTCCACGTACCGGCGTAG
- a CDS encoding maleylpyruvate isomerase family mycothiol-dependent enzyme has product MTEHPSLQPYVDAWTHSIEAISELVNPLVEGEWNRATECPGWSVRDVVSHIIGIECELLGDPRPIHSLPRDLRHVVDETSRRMEVQVDVRRHHTGPEMTSELEYTIIRRSRQLRNEKRAPSARMMTPLGMELTLERLLQLRAFDVWAHEQDLRRALGTPGNLDSPGALIARDVLVAGLPKVVAKKASAPANSAVVFDVSGPVEFMRTVRVDQGGTATVNGSPSLGPAVTFSLDWETYVRLACGRVRPDAVADRVKVEGDTALAKAILGHFAVTP; this is encoded by the coding sequence GTGACCGAGCACCCGAGCCTTCAGCCCTACGTTGACGCCTGGACGCACTCCATCGAAGCCATATCCGAGTTGGTGAACCCGCTCGTCGAGGGCGAGTGGAACCGGGCCACAGAGTGCCCGGGATGGTCGGTGCGGGACGTCGTCTCGCACATCATCGGTATCGAGTGCGAGCTTCTGGGCGATCCACGACCGATCCACTCCCTGCCGCGTGATCTTCGCCATGTCGTCGATGAGACCAGCCGCCGGATGGAGGTCCAGGTCGATGTGCGGCGGCACCACACCGGCCCGGAGATGACCAGCGAGCTGGAGTACACCATCATCCGCCGCTCACGGCAGCTGCGGAATGAGAAGCGGGCTCCGTCGGCCAGGATGATGACCCCGCTGGGCATGGAGCTCACCCTTGAACGCCTGCTGCAGCTGCGGGCCTTCGATGTCTGGGCCCATGAGCAGGATCTGCGCCGGGCGCTGGGCACGCCGGGCAACCTTGACTCACCGGGCGCGCTGATCGCCCGCGATGTGCTGGTGGCAGGGTTGCCAAAGGTGGTCGCCAAGAAGGCCTCGGCACCGGCGAATTCCGCGGTGGTCTTCGATGTGAGCGGGCCGGTGGAGTTCATGCGGACGGTCCGGGTCGACCAGGGCGGCACGGCCACGGTCAACGGCAGCCCCTCGCTGGGCCCCGCGGTGACCTTCTCACTGGACTGGGAGACCTATGTCCGGCTGGCCTGCGGCCGGGTACGGCCGGACGCCGTGGCCGACAGGGTGAAGGTCGAGGGCGATACGGCGCTGGCCAAGGCGATTCTGGGCCACTTCGCGGTAACGCCGTAG
- a CDS encoding carbon-nitrogen family hydrolase: protein MRASLIQIGVDPDEPVNSRRDRAASFVRDQSGADLVVLPELWTVGAFAFDRFEAEAEPVRTGPTAEVMAQAAGDARVWLHAGSIVERAPDGALYNTSLVFSPDGELARTYRKIHRFGFDRGEVTLMSAGDEPVTVSLPALTVGLATCYDLRFPELFRALTDAGSQLLVIPAGWPDQRAAHWTLLARARAVENQCYVLACGTAGTHAGVPQAGRSAIIDPWGEMLAEAPDATEQVITAEFDPAQVAKVREDFPALKDRVL, encoded by the coding sequence GTGCGCGCTTCACTGATCCAGATCGGTGTGGACCCGGATGAGCCGGTCAATTCGCGCCGCGACAGGGCCGCTTCGTTCGTACGTGATCAGTCCGGAGCGGACCTGGTGGTGCTGCCTGAGCTTTGGACCGTGGGTGCCTTCGCGTTCGACCGCTTCGAGGCGGAAGCTGAGCCGGTACGGACCGGGCCGACCGCCGAGGTGATGGCTCAGGCGGCAGGTGATGCACGGGTATGGCTGCACGCCGGGTCCATTGTGGAACGCGCCCCTGATGGCGCCCTGTACAACACCTCGCTGGTCTTCTCACCCGACGGCGAACTCGCCCGTACGTACCGGAAGATCCACCGCTTTGGCTTTGACCGTGGCGAGGTGACCCTGATGTCCGCCGGCGATGAACCGGTGACCGTCAGCCTCCCGGCGCTCACGGTGGGCCTGGCCACCTGCTACGACCTGCGCTTCCCGGAGCTCTTCCGGGCACTGACCGACGCGGGGTCCCAGCTGCTGGTCATCCCGGCGGGCTGGCCCGACCAGCGCGCCGCGCACTGGACGCTGCTGGCCCGGGCCCGGGCGGTCGAGAACCAGTGCTATGTCCTGGCCTGCGGCACCGCGGGCACCCACGCCGGGGTACCGCAGGCGGGCCGCAGCGCGATCATCGACCCCTGGGGCGAGATGCTGGCCGAGGCACCGGACGCGACGGAGCAGGTGATCACCGCCGAGTTCGATCCGGCGCAGGTGGCAAAGGTCCGCGAGGACTTCCCCGCCCTGAAGGACAGGGTGCTGTAG
- a CDS encoding protein kinase domain-containing protein produces the protein MAQTQSAGGPPEPDETGNGASSAPEMWGNNGLVGDGRYRLTGRLGRGGMAEVFAAEDVRLGRTVAVKLLRSDLAEDPVSKARFTREAQSVAGLNHHAVVAVYDSGEDTIDGNTVPYIVMELVEGRTIRDLLISAEAPPPDQALIIVSGVLEALAYSHQHGIVHRDIKPANVIITHTGAVKVMDFGIARALHGASQTMTQTGMVMGTPQYLSPEQALGKTVDTRSDLYATGCLLYELLTLRPPFTGETPLSVVYQHVQDDPVLPSEVSDAVPPELDGLVMRSLAKDPDDRFQSAEEMRGLAQYALRQLQEQGGHTGGLWNTGPVHAGGTPAMGVPAVGAQQHAPSGDTPTQLAPPMLMGRPDRDNGGYEGGPRGGGKSGGIKYAFVAFFAVLAVAAGVFFAMQNADTGQQQKKTPAENSISPTEEKTSKDPASEPPSQAPTEDANTTGEWGNQQPTPPPFTPTAPPTTDDPDPTEEPTETDDTGTDDGGTGSSPTEGQQGGTSEGDTDGKNPSGGDSGGGDEGGTDQGADPGGGEEGGTNQQGGAGDSA, from the coding sequence ATGGCACAGACGCAATCCGCCGGAGGCCCTCCGGAGCCTGACGAGACGGGCAACGGTGCGTCTAGCGCTCCAGAAATGTGGGGAAATAACGGACTTGTCGGCGATGGCCGGTACCGCCTCACCGGCCGTCTCGGCCGTGGTGGCATGGCCGAGGTCTTCGCCGCCGAGGACGTCCGCCTGGGCCGCACCGTCGCCGTCAAGCTGCTCCGCTCCGACCTCGCCGAGGACCCGGTCTCCAAGGCCCGGTTCACTCGCGAGGCCCAGTCCGTCGCCGGGCTGAACCATCACGCCGTCGTCGCCGTATACGACTCCGGCGAGGACACCATTGACGGCAACACCGTGCCGTACATCGTGATGGAGCTGGTCGAGGGCCGTACGATCCGCGATCTGCTCATCAGCGCCGAGGCCCCGCCGCCGGACCAGGCGCTGATCATCGTCTCCGGAGTGCTGGAAGCGCTGGCCTACAGCCACCAGCACGGCATCGTGCACCGCGACATCAAGCCCGCCAACGTCATCATCACCCACACCGGCGCGGTCAAGGTGATGGACTTCGGCATCGCCCGGGCGCTGCACGGAGCGTCCCAGACCATGACCCAGACCGGCATGGTGATGGGCACACCGCAGTATCTGTCACCCGAGCAGGCGCTCGGCAAGACGGTCGACACCCGTTCCGATCTCTACGCCACCGGGTGTCTGCTCTACGAACTGCTCACCCTGCGCCCCCCCTTCACCGGCGAGACGCCGCTCTCCGTCGTCTATCAGCATGTCCAGGACGACCCGGTGCTGCCGTCGGAGGTCTCCGACGCGGTGCCGCCGGAGCTCGACGGCCTGGTGATGCGCTCCCTCGCCAAGGACCCGGACGACCGCTTCCAGTCCGCCGAGGAGATGCGCGGGCTCGCCCAGTACGCGCTGCGCCAGCTGCAGGAGCAGGGCGGCCACACCGGCGGCCTGTGGAACACCGGTCCGGTGCACGCCGGGGGCACCCCGGCCATGGGCGTGCCCGCGGTCGGCGCCCAGCAGCACGCCCCCAGCGGCGATACCCCGACTCAGCTGGCCCCGCCGATGCTGATGGGCCGGCCGGACCGCGATAACGGAGGGTACGAGGGCGGCCCACGGGGCGGTGGGAAGAGCGGCGGCATAAAGTACGCGTTCGTCGCCTTCTTCGCGGTGCTCGCGGTCGCGGCGGGTGTGTTCTTCGCGATGCAGAACGCCGACACAGGACAGCAGCAGAAGAAGACCCCGGCGGAGAACAGCATCTCGCCCACCGAGGAGAAGACCTCCAAGGACCCAGCCTCGGAGCCGCCCAGCCAGGCCCCGACCGAGGACGCCAACACCACCGGCGAGTGGGGCAATCAGCAACCGACGCCCCCGCCGTTCACCCCCACCGCCCCACCGACCACCGACGACCCGGACCCGACCGAAGAGCCCACCGAAACCGACGACACCGGCACCGACGACGGGGGTACCGGCAGTAGCCCCACCGAGGGCCAGCAGGGCGGTACCAGTGAGGGTGACACCGACGGCAAGAACCCGAGCGGTGGCGACTCGGGCGGCGGCGACGAGGGCGGCACCGATCAAGGCGCCGACCCGGGTGGCGGCGAGGAAGGCGGCACCAACCAGCAGGGCGGAGCCGGCGACAGCGCCTGA
- a CDS encoding Stk1 family PASTA domain-containing Ser/Thr kinase — MSDEGAQPDNYEGRTVGNGRYQLRDLLGAGGMASVHLAYDSVLDRQVAVKTLHTELGREAAFRERFRREAQAVAKLTHTNIVSVFDSGEDEIDGNTVPYIVMEYVDGKPLRNVLDEDIAQHGAMPTAKALKITGDVLAALEASHEMGLVHRDIKPGNVMMTRRGVVKVMDFGIARAMQSGVTSMTQTGMVVGTPQYLSPEQALGRGVDARSDLYTVGIMLFELLTGRLPFDADSPLAIAYAHVQEEPVAPSSINQSVPPAVDALVARSLRKNPNERFPTAETMHQECERLGGSGAASGAAPLIISGGPPANSGAGLAQSVFPPVNATGTPPPPSTMPMGQQGSYQGPTPYGNLHGYGPSTPPPANAMQASGYSTPPPYHMVPAAGTQPGGGGGNKNTPLIIGAAVTALVVIIAVGIIIAVRGGDGGGDEPQAGDAPATSAPDTSGNQNSNNNNDDDDDDDDDVIDFKPEDKTKTIDATDCTEARDYFADRDKDEPRKSMPNLSFKNLGSVRECISKAGWKLNSDLDYEDEAIYGKNIVLRQSPKAYQPFDPENDEINLVVSTGKAG; from the coding sequence ATGAGTGACGAGGGCGCACAGCCGGACAACTATGAGGGCCGCACCGTCGGCAACGGCCGCTATCAGCTTCGGGACCTGCTGGGCGCCGGTGGCATGGCTTCCGTCCACCTCGCTTACGACTCTGTGCTCGACCGCCAGGTCGCGGTCAAGACCCTCCACACCGAGCTGGGCCGTGAGGCCGCCTTCCGGGAGCGCTTCCGGCGGGAGGCGCAGGCCGTCGCCAAGCTGACACATACCAATATCGTCTCGGTTTTTGACTCAGGCGAGGACGAGATCGACGGCAACACCGTGCCGTACATCGTCATGGAGTACGTGGACGGCAAGCCGCTGCGCAACGTACTCGACGAGGACATAGCCCAGCACGGCGCGATGCCGACCGCGAAGGCCCTCAAGATCACAGGTGATGTGCTGGCGGCGCTCGAGGCCAGCCATGAGATGGGCCTGGTCCACCGGGACATCAAACCGGGCAATGTGATGATGACCCGCCGTGGTGTGGTCAAAGTCATGGACTTCGGCATCGCCCGCGCCATGCAGTCGGGTGTGACGTCCATGACCCAGACCGGCATGGTCGTCGGCACCCCGCAGTATCTGTCGCCGGAGCAGGCGCTGGGGCGCGGCGTGGACGCCCGCTCCGATCTCTACACGGTCGGCATCATGCTCTTCGAGCTGCTCACCGGGCGGCTGCCTTTTGACGCGGACTCGCCATTGGCCATCGCCTACGCGCATGTCCAGGAGGAGCCGGTCGCGCCGTCCTCCATCAACCAGTCGGTGCCGCCGGCCGTGGACGCACTGGTCGCACGGTCGCTGCGGAAGAACCCGAACGAGCGTTTCCCCACCGCCGAGACCATGCATCAGGAGTGCGAGCGGCTCGGCGGCTCGGGCGCGGCTTCCGGCGCGGCGCCGCTCATCATCAGCGGCGGTCCGCCCGCCAACAGCGGAGCGGGCCTGGCCCAGTCGGTCTTCCCGCCGGTCAACGCCACCGGCACACCGCCACCACCGAGCACCATGCCCATGGGTCAGCAGGGCAGCTACCAGGGGCCGACGCCCTACGGCAACCTGCACGGCTACGGCCCGTCCACGCCCCCGCCCGCCAACGCCATGCAGGCCAGCGGCTATTCCACCCCACCGCCCTACCACATGGTCCCGGCGGCCGGCACCCAGCCCGGTGGCGGTGGCGGCAACAAGAACACGCCGCTGATCATCGGTGCCGCGGTCACGGCGCTGGTCGTGATCATCGCGGTGGGCATCATCATCGCGGTGCGGGGCGGGGACGGCGGCGGCGACGAGCCGCAGGCGGGTGACGCCCCAGCGACGTCCGCTCCGGACACTTCCGGTAACCAGAACAGCAACAACAACAATGACGATGACGACGATGACGACGACGACGTAATCGACTTCAAGCCCGAGGACAAGACCAAGACCATCGACGCCACGGACTGCACCGAGGCGCGCGACTACTTCGCGGACCGGGACAAGGACGAGCCCCGGAAGTCCATGCCGAACCTCTCCTTCAAGAACCTCGGCTCGGTGCGGGAGTGCATCAGCAAGGCGGGCTGGAAGCTCAACTCGGATCTGGACTACGAGGACGAGGCCATCTACGGCAAGAACATCGTCCTCAGGCAGTCGCCGAAGGCCTATCAGCCCTTTGACCCGGAGAACGACGAGATCAACCTCGTCGTTTCCACCGGCAAGGCGGGCTGA